In Chloroflexota bacterium, one DNA window encodes the following:
- a CDS encoding sugar phosphate isomerase/epimerase has protein sequence MSERRITVSGFGDEIAAEPSEQLRVLADLGIHHLDLRGAWERNILDFTDGDVQAMRRALSEHGARVATIASPIGKSAIGQEPAYEAARLARAIELAQAFETPLIRLFSFYHDGVEHAACRDEVVRRLAGWARTAERVGITLLLENEADLWGDTPERCRDLLTSVDSPALRLTLDAGNFAGLGVRPADDAYPLLKSWLAHIQIKDVVTATRSVVPAGQGDGQIRELLRLALTDGYTGYLSLEPHLAVAGKAGGFSGPELFGVAARALEAIRASLGANGA, from the coding sequence ATGTCCGAGCGTCGAATCACGGTGTCGGGCTTTGGCGACGAGATCGCCGCCGAGCCATCCGAGCAGCTTCGCGTGCTCGCGGACCTCGGCATCCACCACCTCGACCTGCGAGGCGCGTGGGAGCGCAACATCCTGGACTTCACCGACGGCGACGTCCAGGCGATGCGGCGCGCGCTCTCCGAGCACGGGGCGCGCGTCGCCACGATCGCCTCGCCGATCGGCAAGAGCGCAATCGGCCAGGAACCTGCCTACGAGGCCGCGCGACTGGCCCGCGCCATTGAGCTGGCCCAGGCGTTCGAGACCCCGCTGATTCGCCTGTTCTCCTTCTACCACGATGGCGTCGAGCACGCCGCCTGCCGCGACGAGGTGGTCAGGCGGCTGGCCGGCTGGGCGCGAACGGCCGAGCGCGTGGGCATCACGCTGCTGCTGGAGAACGAGGCCGACCTCTGGGGCGATACTCCCGAACGCTGCCGCGACCTGCTGACGAGCGTCGACTCACCAGCCCTCCGGCTGACACTGGACGCGGGCAACTTCGCGGGACTCGGCGTCCGGCCGGCCGACGACGCCTATCCGTTGCTCAAGTCGTGGCTCGCGCACATCCAGATCAAGGACGTGGTGACGGCCACCAGGAGCGTCGTGCCGGCCGGCCAGGGCGACGGCCAGATCCGCGAACTGCTGCGGCTGGCGCTGACCGATGGGTACACCGGCTATCTGTCGCTCGAGCCGCACCTGGCGGTCGCCGGCAAGGCCGGCGGCTTCTCCGGCCCCGAGCTGTTCGGCGTGGCCGCTCGCGCGCTGGAAGCGATCCGGGCGTCGCTGGGCGCGAACGGCGCATAG
- a CDS encoding adenylate/guanylate cyclase domain-containing protein, with translation MSGPQRFESRGKFAATPEALWPLVGDTPTLNRAIGLPPIEYELTPLPTGGSRAEAMIRMFGITLARWTEHPFLWREPYGWMAFRDFHGGPFERFVGGVDMVREGDRTDVRVFAEITPRNLLGRLILKTGFGQQNVEKIVKQVGLFDAYLLGHGRDPFPTLAPKTAPPDRVWEVAGRLMQAGCPQALVDRLCEHVASARDEEVERMRPFELADRWGEDRRTALGVFLRATEAGLLTMTWDVLCPGCRVGKGDVRTLRDLRAEAHCEACNIVFDASFDQLVEVRFAPAPAIRSVTLREFCLGGPMRTPHIAAQVPLQPGERRTVLARLDPGLYRLRAGGSKGAASLQVAGEGDAGAVAVTVSSDDLSPRHATVTSGELMLEAVNTLDVPTALVVEDSQWPDTVATAAIVSTMPEFRDLFSSEVLAPGLQLGVSRLAFLFTDLTGSTALYQRVGQARAFRIVQDQFALLGEAIASHNGAIVKTIGDAVMATFPSGGDALAAGLAIQRAIRQLDLRGEADPSTLVRVGIHQGPCVAVTANERLDYFGTTVNIASRVEHEAQGGEVAATAEVCESVDAQAVLAGERVHAEMTTARLKGIDEPVRLYRLRVEDVHRR, from the coding sequence ATGAGTGGTCCGCAGCGGTTCGAGAGTCGGGGGAAGTTCGCGGCCACGCCCGAGGCGCTGTGGCCGCTGGTCGGCGACACGCCCACCCTGAACCGGGCCATCGGCCTGCCGCCCATCGAGTACGAGCTGACGCCACTGCCGACCGGTGGGTCGCGCGCCGAAGCGATGATCCGGATGTTCGGGATCACGCTGGCGCGCTGGACCGAGCATCCGTTCCTCTGGCGCGAGCCGTACGGCTGGATGGCGTTCCGCGACTTCCACGGCGGCCCGTTCGAGCGGTTCGTGGGCGGCGTGGACATGGTCCGCGAGGGCGATCGGACCGACGTGCGGGTGTTTGCCGAGATCACGCCCCGCAACCTGCTCGGGCGGTTGATCCTCAAGACGGGGTTCGGTCAGCAGAACGTCGAGAAGATCGTGAAGCAAGTCGGCCTGTTCGACGCCTATCTCTTGGGCCATGGCCGCGATCCGTTCCCGACGCTCGCGCCGAAGACGGCCCCGCCAGATCGCGTCTGGGAGGTTGCCGGCCGGTTGATGCAGGCCGGCTGTCCACAGGCGCTGGTGGATCGGCTCTGCGAGCACGTCGCCTCGGCCCGCGATGAGGAGGTCGAGCGGATGCGCCCGTTCGAGCTGGCCGACCGCTGGGGCGAGGACCGCCGGACGGCCCTGGGCGTCTTCCTCCGGGCGACCGAGGCCGGCCTGCTGACGATGACCTGGGATGTGCTCTGCCCTGGCTGTCGGGTTGGCAAGGGCGACGTGCGGACCCTCAGAGATCTGCGCGCCGAGGCCCACTGCGAGGCCTGCAACATCGTCTTCGATGCCTCGTTCGACCAGTTGGTGGAGGTCAGGTTCGCGCCAGCGCCGGCCATCCGTTCGGTGACCCTCCGCGAGTTCTGCCTGGGCGGCCCGATGCGGACGCCCCACATCGCGGCGCAGGTGCCCCTCCAGCCCGGCGAACGGCGGACCGTCCTGGCGCGGCTCGATCCGGGGCTGTACCGACTGCGGGCGGGCGGCTCGAAGGGCGCAGCCAGCTTGCAGGTGGCTGGCGAGGGTGACGCTGGCGCTGTGGCGGTCACCGTCAGTTCGGACGACCTGTCGCCGCGCCATGCGACCGTCACGTCAGGCGAGCTGATGCTCGAGGCCGTCAACACGCTCGACGTGCCGACGGCACTGGTGGTCGAGGACTCGCAGTGGCCGGACACCGTGGCGACGGCCGCCATCGTCAGCACGATGCCCGAGTTCCGCGATCTCTTCTCGTCGGAGGTGCTGGCCCCGGGCCTGCAGCTTGGCGTCTCGCGGCTGGCGTTCCTGTTCACCGACCTGACCGGCTCGACGGCGCTCTACCAGCGCGTCGGGCAGGCTCGGGCGTTCAGGATCGTGCAGGATCAGTTCGCGTTGCTGGGCGAGGCGATTGCGAGTCACAACGGGGCCATCGTCAAGACGATTGGCGACGCCGTGATGGCCACCTTCCCGAGCGGCGGTGACGCGCTGGCGGCCGGACTGGCGATCCAGCGGGCTATCCGCCAGCTCGACCTGCGCGGCGAGGCCGATCCGTCCACCCTGGTGCGCGTGGGCATCCACCAGGGTCCGTGCGTGGCCGTCACCGCCAATGAGCGGCTGGACTACTTCGGCACGACGGTCAACATCGCCTCGCGGGTGGAGCACGAGGCGCAGGGTGGGGAGGTCGCGGCGACGGCTGAGGTTTGTGAAAGCGTGGACGCCCAGGCCGTGCTGGCTGGCGAGCGCGTCCACGCCGAGATGACGACCGCCCGGCTCAAGGGCATCGACGAGCCCGTGCGGCTGTACCGGCTGCGCGTCGAGGACGTCCACCGGCGCTGA
- a CDS encoding glucarate dehydratase, which translates to MKITEMKLTPIAVPDPPLRNSWGIHESVYLRVIIQLKTDSGLVGLGEAPGGGAMAASLESVRSHIIGMDPWQLEPLRITLRNSRVYSALEEALLDILGKATNQPVANLLGGIVRKKVPWSAYLFYKEAGDDEWGEVLSPESMVELAQKWVDRWGFQCIKVKGGVLPPDEEVETMIQLRKRFGPSMQLRIDPNAIWSVETSRRVAYKLKDIDLEYLEDPTSGITGMSEVAKATHTPLSTNMCVTAFDHIPEAFRCGAISVILADHHIWDGLTGCVKMARFCQTLGWGVGQHSNSHLGITMAAMIHLGAAVPNMLYASDTHYPWNPDDIIKGPMFEIKDGYLEVPTGPGLGVELDEDKLAKYAEAYQQRRSLARDDVSAMRERYADWVPLKPRW; encoded by the coding sequence ATGAAGATCACTGAGATGAAGCTGACGCCGATCGCGGTGCCGGATCCGCCGTTGCGGAACTCGTGGGGCATCCACGAGTCGGTCTACCTCCGCGTCATCATTCAGCTCAAAACCGACAGCGGTCTCGTCGGCCTGGGCGAAGCGCCCGGCGGTGGCGCGATGGCCGCGTCGCTGGAGTCGGTGCGCAGCCACATCATCGGCATGGACCCGTGGCAGCTTGAGCCGCTGCGGATCACGCTCCGCAACTCGCGGGTCTACTCGGCGCTCGAAGAGGCCCTGCTCGACATCCTCGGCAAGGCGACCAACCAGCCGGTGGCCAACCTGCTCGGCGGCATCGTGCGGAAGAAGGTGCCGTGGTCGGCGTACCTGTTCTACAAGGAGGCCGGCGACGACGAGTGGGGTGAGGTGCTCTCGCCCGAGTCGATGGTCGAGCTGGCCCAGAAGTGGGTCGACCGCTGGGGCTTCCAGTGCATCAAGGTCAAGGGCGGCGTCCTCCCGCCCGACGAAGAAGTCGAGACCATGATCCAGCTACGGAAGCGCTTCGGCCCGTCGATGCAGCTCCGCATCGATCCGAACGCCATCTGGTCGGTCGAGACCTCGCGGCGGGTGGCGTACAAGCTCAAGGACATCGACCTGGAGTACCTCGAAGACCCGACATCGGGCATCACCGGGATGTCGGAGGTCGCGAAGGCGACGCACACGCCGCTCAGCACCAACATGTGCGTCACGGCATTCGACCACATTCCGGAGGCGTTCCGGTGCGGCGCGATCTCGGTCATCCTGGCGGACCACCACATCTGGGACGGCCTGACCGGCTGCGTCAAGATGGCTCGCTTCTGCCAGACGCTCGGGTGGGGCGTGGGACAGCACTCGAACAGCCACCTCGGTATCACGATGGCCGCGATGATCCACCTGGGCGCCGCGGTCCCGAACATGCTGTACGCGAGTGACACGCACTATCCCTGGAACCCGGACGACATCATCAAGGGACCGATGTTCGAGATCAAGGACGGCTACCTTGAGGTGCCGACTGGCCCGGGCCTCGGGGTGGAGCTTGACGAGGACAAGCTGGCCAAGTACGCCGAGGCGTACCAGCAGCGGCGCAGCCTGGCCCGCGATGACGTATCGGCAATGCGCGAGCGATACGCAGATTGGGTACCGCTGAAGCCGCGCTGGTAA
- a CDS encoding polymer-forming cytoskeletal protein — protein MGSMFGKKSEESEWTRFSRALGGAPAAPDAAPADGPAEPETMVQIPPTAPEVYQPPVAQAPPAPTIQQAPSPDPEPAAPAYTPPPAPINAPLSRMPDLERGETVIGEGASVEGAVRSDRSIRIRGNVQGEVESKQRVTVEESAQVQARISGEHVTVLGEVNGAIDCTGRLEIASSGKVTGEVTAGTLVIQEGAFFEGQLKMTGPQRD, from the coding sequence ATGGGAAGCATGTTCGGCAAGAAGTCTGAAGAATCCGAGTGGACTCGCTTCTCGCGGGCGCTCGGTGGCGCACCGGCTGCGCCAGATGCCGCGCCGGCCGATGGCCCGGCCGAGCCAGAGACGATGGTGCAGATCCCGCCGACCGCGCCAGAGGTGTATCAGCCGCCGGTCGCGCAGGCACCGCCTGCACCGACGATCCAGCAGGCGCCGTCGCCCGACCCGGAGCCGGCCGCTCCTGCCTACACGCCGCCGCCTGCGCCGATCAACGCCCCGCTGAGCCGCATGCCGGACCTCGAACGTGGCGAGACGGTCATCGGCGAGGGCGCCAGCGTCGAGGGCGCGGTCCGCTCCGACCGCTCCATCCGCATCCGTGGCAACGTTCAGGGTGAGGTCGAGAGCAAGCAGCGCGTCACCGTCGAAGAGTCGGCGCAGGTGCAGGCGCGAATCTCAGGCGAGCACGTGACGGTCCTGGGCGAAGTCAACGGGGCCATCGACTGCACGGGCCGCCTGGAGATCGCTTCGAGCGGCAAGGTGACCGGCGAGGTGACTGCTGGCACCCTGGTGATTCAGGAAGGCGCGTTCTTCGAGGGCCAGTTGAAAATGACCGGTCCGCAGCGCGACTAG
- a CDS encoding alpha/beta hydrolase, giving the protein MPFIQVRDLTMYYEQAGSGPRLLYISGTGGDLRRKPSIFERPVAAEFEILTFDQRGLGQTSKPEADYTMADYGTDAAALLDAAGWDRCHVMGVSFGGMVAQEMAIRYPERVDRLVLACTSTGGAGGASYPLHKHLNDTPRERVERQLALADTRRDAAWRAANPDEYATLVEQGLAGASVGADEPGRADGYRRQLMARKGLDTFERLAGVTAKTFICGGKYDGIAPISNQEALLRQLPNARLELFEGGHAFLQEDARAFERVIAFLKGELDG; this is encoded by the coding sequence ATGCCGTTCATCCAGGTTCGCGATCTCACCATGTACTACGAGCAGGCCGGCAGCGGCCCACGCCTGCTCTACATCAGCGGGACCGGCGGCGACCTTCGCCGCAAGCCGAGCATCTTTGAGCGGCCAGTCGCCGCGGAGTTCGAGATCCTGACCTTCGACCAGCGCGGCCTCGGCCAGACGTCGAAGCCCGAGGCTGACTACACCATGGCGGACTACGGCACCGACGCCGCTGCCCTGCTGGACGCGGCGGGCTGGGATCGCTGCCACGTGATGGGCGTGTCGTTTGGCGGCATGGTGGCCCAGGAGATGGCGATTCGCTATCCCGAGCGGGTGGACCGCCTCGTCCTGGCCTGCACCAGCACCGGCGGTGCCGGTGGGGCATCGTACCCACTCCACAAACACCTGAACGACACGCCGCGGGAGCGCGTCGAGCGGCAGTTGGCCCTGGCAGATACCCGCCGCGACGCCGCCTGGCGAGCCGCCAACCCCGACGAGTACGCCACACTGGTCGAGCAGGGCCTTGCCGGCGCAAGCGTCGGAGCCGACGAGCCCGGCCGCGCCGATGGCTACCGTCGCCAGCTCATGGCCCGCAAGGGCCTGGACACATTCGAGCGGCTCGCAGGCGTCACGGCGAAGACGTTCATCTGCGGCGGCAAGTACGACGGCATCGCGCCGATCTCCAATCAGGAGGCGTTGCTGCGGCAGCTCCCGAACGCCCGGTTGGAGCTGTTCGAGGGCGGGCACGCCTTCTTGCAGGAAGACGCGCGCGCCTTTGAGCGGGTCATCGCCTTCCTGAAGGGTGAGCTGGACGGGTAG
- the treZ gene encoding malto-oligosyltrehalose trehalohydrolase, with protein sequence MSAPWSLDLGANVEDGGVRFRVWAPNARRVEVEIGQGERASRQALTAEDDGYHAGLVAGAQAGDRYRYRLDGGDPFPDPCSRSQPDGPHGPSQVVDPRRFQWHDEGWTGIGPDGLVIYELHVGTFTPAGTFDAAIGRLADLRDLGITAIELMPLAEFPGRRNWGYDGVDLYAPFSGYGGPEGLRRFVDAAHGHGLAVLLDAVYNHFGPDGNYLRVYADAYFTHRHTTPWGDAINYDGPSSGPVRHFVLQNVRYWLREYHLDGLRLDATHAIVDDSPRHLLSEIAEAAHSIPGRRAVVIAEDHRNVVQQIHAPERGGLGLDGVWADDFHHALRTYLTGEREAYYANYTGSLADLATTIEGGFLFQGQKRPATGELRGTKVTDEPARAFVYCSENHDQVGNRALGERLAHLIDRERYLVASAVLLLVPETVMLFQGQEFAASSPFQFFTDHNADLGKLVTDGRRKEFAAFTAFADPKRRKQIPDPQAESTFTRSVLDWSERVAHAGVLDLYRTLLRLRRDDPVLRRQDRSATRAAALTTDLLAIRRFQDDDERLLLANFGADAVVVDAIAMENLGLFNPEGWRLLWSTPSTTSADEAVLTIPGRSARILAR encoded by the coding sequence ATGAGTGCACCGTGGAGCCTGGATCTCGGCGCGAATGTCGAGGATGGCGGCGTCCGGTTCCGTGTCTGGGCGCCCAACGCCCGGCGGGTGGAAGTCGAGATCGGCCAGGGCGAGCGGGCGAGCCGGCAGGCCCTGACCGCCGAAGACGACGGCTACCATGCTGGTCTCGTCGCGGGCGCGCAGGCAGGGGATCGCTACCGTTACCGGCTCGACGGCGGCGACCCGTTCCCCGATCCGTGCTCGCGGTCGCAGCCGGATGGTCCGCACGGTCCGTCCCAGGTGGTCGATCCGCGACGCTTCCAGTGGCACGACGAGGGCTGGACGGGCATCGGGCCTGACGGGCTGGTCATCTACGAGCTGCACGTCGGCACGTTCACGCCGGCAGGCACGTTCGACGCCGCCATCGGCCGACTGGCCGATCTGCGCGATCTCGGCATCACGGCCATCGAGCTGATGCCGTTGGCCGAGTTCCCCGGCCGCCGCAACTGGGGCTACGACGGCGTTGACCTCTACGCGCCCTTCTCGGGCTACGGCGGCCCCGAAGGACTGCGGCGCTTCGTGGACGCCGCGCACGGGCACGGCCTGGCCGTGCTGCTGGACGCCGTCTACAACCACTTCGGACCGGACGGGAACTACCTGCGCGTCTACGCCGACGCCTACTTCACCCACCGACACACGACGCCCTGGGGCGACGCCATCAACTACGACGGGCCGTCGTCCGGGCCGGTTCGCCACTTCGTGCTGCAGAACGTGCGCTACTGGCTGCGTGAGTATCACCTGGACGGCCTGCGGCTGGACGCGACCCATGCCATCGTCGACGACTCGCCGCGCCACCTCCTGAGCGAGATCGCGGAGGCCGCCCACAGCATCCCTGGCCGCCGGGCCGTGGTCATTGCCGAAGATCACCGCAACGTCGTGCAGCAGATCCACGCGCCGGAGCGGGGCGGACTCGGGCTTGACGGGGTCTGGGCCGACGACTTCCACCATGCATTGCGAACCTACCTGACCGGCGAGCGCGAAGCCTACTACGCCAACTACACCGGCTCGCTCGCGGACCTCGCGACGACCATCGAGGGCGGCTTCCTGTTCCAGGGGCAGAAGCGCCCGGCCACCGGCGAGCTGCGGGGCACGAAGGTGACGGACGAGCCGGCCCGCGCCTTCGTCTACTGCTCGGAGAACCACGATCAGGTGGGCAACCGGGCGCTGGGAGAACGGCTGGCCCACCTGATCGACCGCGAGCGGTACCTGGTGGCGTCGGCGGTCCTGCTGCTCGTCCCTGAGACGGTGATGCTGTTCCAGGGCCAGGAGTTCGCGGCGAGCAGTCCGTTCCAGTTCTTCACCGATCACAACGCCGACCTGGGCAAGCTGGTCACGGACGGACGGCGCAAGGAGTTCGCGGCGTTCACGGCCTTCGCAGACCCGAAGCGGCGCAAGCAGATCCCCGACCCACAGGCCGAATCGACGTTCACGAGGTCGGTGCTGGACTGGTCAGAGCGTGTGGCCCACGCCGGCGTGCTCGACCTGTACCGCACCCTCCTGCGCCTGCGCCGCGACGATCCCGTGCTGCGCCGTCAGGACCGATCTGCCACCCGGGCGGCGGCGCTCACAACCGATCTGCTGGCGATTCGCCGCTTCCAGGATGACGACGAGCGTCTGCTGCTGGCGAACTTCGGCGCTGATGCGGTGGTCGTGGACGCCATCGCGATGGAGAACCTGGGACTCTTCAACCCTGAGGGCTGGCGGCTGCTCTGGTCAACTCCCAGCACAACGTCGGCAGACGAGGCCGTGCTGACGATTCCGGGACGGTCGGCGCGCATCCTGGCACGGTAA
- the malQ gene encoding 4-alpha-glucanotransferase → MTSPSDLTIDQPTTGPEATVRKAGILLHPTSLPGPHGVGDLGAAAYRFVEFLEAARQSVWQMMPLGPVGLGNSPYAASSAFAGFPLLIALDQLMGRGWLDEPDLRAPHFPPEKVQFEAANSFKQERLRKAFARFERQAVDEERASLAEFGQRHAAWLDDFALFMALKDDHGGAGWMDWEEPLALREPAALAAARERLAEDVRFHQWVQWIFFGQWASVRQYANERGIIIVGDIPIFVALDSADVWVHREQFQMAGAVPTAVAGVPPDAFSKTGQRWGNPLYHWEKMAANGYRWWLDRFRATLELVDTVRLDHFRGFAAYWRVPADEETAINGVWVPGPGKDLFDAVEAEFGHIPLIVEDLGEITPDVIALREALAFPGMKVLQFAFGDDVHGTPKGRNPYLPHNYDPSYVVYTGTHDNDTTVGWFHSLSHEEQRAVLRYIGTDGTRIAQDLTRLAYQSVAEIAVTPLQDLLELGSEGRMNVPGQPEHNWAWRFTDGMIHPHHAAWLADLAAATARWAAPEPPAEEDEDAAETVVEAEPEETDA, encoded by the coding sequence ATGACGTCGCCGTCTGACCTGACCATTGACCAGCCGACCACCGGGCCTGAGGCGACGGTTCGAAAGGCCGGCATCCTCCTGCATCCGACCTCGCTGCCGGGGCCGCACGGCGTCGGCGACCTCGGCGCGGCAGCGTACCGCTTCGTGGAGTTTCTGGAGGCGGCTCGGCAGTCCGTCTGGCAGATGATGCCGCTCGGACCGGTCGGCCTCGGCAACTCACCGTACGCTGCCAGCTCGGCGTTCGCCGGCTTTCCGCTGCTGATCGCGCTCGATCAGTTGATGGGGCGGGGCTGGCTCGACGAGCCGGACCTGCGCGCGCCGCACTTCCCGCCCGAGAAGGTCCAGTTCGAGGCGGCGAACAGCTTCAAGCAGGAGCGGCTGCGGAAGGCGTTCGCGCGGTTTGAACGGCAGGCTGTGGATGAGGAGCGCGCGTCGCTGGCTGAGTTCGGTCAGCGTCACGCCGCGTGGCTGGACGACTTCGCCCTGTTCATGGCCCTGAAGGACGATCACGGCGGCGCGGGCTGGATGGACTGGGAGGAGCCGCTGGCGCTTCGTGAGCCGGCCGCGCTGGCTGCTGCCCGCGAGCGGCTGGCCGAGGATGTCCGCTTCCACCAGTGGGTCCAGTGGATCTTCTTTGGACAGTGGGCCTCGGTACGTCAGTACGCCAACGAGCGCGGCATCATCATCGTCGGCGACATCCCGATCTTCGTGGCGCTCGACAGCGCGGACGTGTGGGTGCATCGGGAGCAGTTCCAGATGGCGGGGGCCGTCCCGACCGCCGTCGCCGGCGTGCCGCCGGACGCCTTCAGCAAGACCGGCCAGCGCTGGGGCAACCCGCTCTACCACTGGGAGAAGATGGCCGCGAACGGCTATCGGTGGTGGCTCGACCGCTTCCGCGCCACGCTGGAGCTGGTCGATACGGTCCGGCTCGACCACTTCAGGGGCTTCGCGGCCTACTGGCGCGTGCCGGCGGACGAGGAGACCGCCATCAACGGCGTCTGGGTGCCCGGCCCCGGCAAGGACCTCTTCGACGCCGTCGAGGCCGAGTTCGGGCACATCCCGCTGATCGTGGAAGACCTCGGCGAGATCACCCCGGACGTGATCGCCCTGCGCGAGGCGCTGGCCTTCCCGGGCATGAAGGTGCTCCAGTTCGCGTTTGGCGACGACGTGCACGGGACGCCGAAGGGCAGGAATCCGTACCTCCCGCACAACTACGACCCCAGCTACGTCGTCTATACCGGGACGCACGACAACGACACCACGGTCGGCTGGTTCCACAGTCTGAGTCACGAGGAGCAGCGGGCCGTGCTGCGGTACATCGGCACGGACGGCACGAGGATCGCGCAGGACTTGACGCGGCTGGCCTACCAGAGCGTGGCCGAGATCGCGGTGACACCGCTGCAGGATCTGCTCGAGCTGGGGTCTGAGGGGCGCATGAACGTGCCCGGGCAGCCCGAGCACAACTGGGCCTGGCGCTTCACTGACGGCATGATCCACCCCCATCACGCCGCCTGGCTGGCCGACCTTGCAGCGGCCACGGCCCGTTGGGCCGCGCCCGAGCCACCCGCCGAAGAGGATGAGGACGCGGCCGAGACAGTGGTCGAAGCCGAACCCGAGGAGACAGACGCATGA